A part of Parvimonas micra genomic DNA contains:
- a CDS encoding rhodanese-like domain-containing protein, with the protein MKKLSRILLLSLITATTLVGCGSKSDNKTAEKQTEKKDDKKSSNLMKGETLLEEQKKGATVIDVRVADQYKEGHIKDAINLPLETIEKDIASKVPKKDTKIVLYCNTGNRSGQAFEKLKKLGYTNVSNAQGVKQYKYDLVK; encoded by the coding sequence ATGAAAAAATTATCAAGAATATTGCTTTTGTCATTAATCACTGCAACAACTTTGGTAGGTTGTGGTTCAAAGAGTGACAATAAGACAGCTGAAAAACAAACTGAAAAAAAGGATGATAAAAAATCATCAAATTTAATGAAAGGGGAAACTCTTTTAGAAGAACAAAAAAAAGGTGCTACTGTTATAGATGTTAGAGTTGCAGACCAATACAAAGAAGGACATATTAAAGATGCCATAAATCTTCCTTTAGAAACAATTGAAAAAGATATTGCATCTAAGGTACCTAAAAAAGATACAAAAATTGTTTTATATTGCAATACTGGAAACAGAAGCGGACAAGCATTCGAAAAATTGAAAAAATTAGGTTATACTAATGTTAGCAATGCACAAGGTGTAAAACAATATAAATATGATCTTGTAAAATAA
- the rpsT gene encoding 30S ribosomal protein S20 — MANIKSALKRIDITKKQTLKNKSRKSEIKTYIKKFDLALAEKNLETANELLRTIDKRLKQATEHSVFHKNAASRKVSKLSKRLHDASTQA; from the coding sequence ATGGCAAATATTAAATCAGCACTTAAGAGAATAGATATTACTAAAAAACAAACTCTTAAAAATAAAAGTAGAAAATCTGAAATAAAGACTTATATTAAAAAGTTTGATTTAGCTTTAGCTGAAAAAAATTTAGAAACAGCTAATGAATTATTGAGAACAATTGACAAAAGACTTAAACAAGCTACTGAACACAGTGTTTTTCATAAAAACGCTGCATCTAGAAAAGTTAGTAAATTAAGTAAAAGATTACATGATGCTTCAACACAAGCGTAA
- a CDS encoding PolC-type DNA polymerase III, which produces MYRSLKSFYFSQRKNYSLSDDFIIDEFIFGDEKISFRLLTNSDDIGIEELIVLDKELHEIFNGREVDFSVQNFSKSEYPYKYFYYINYDEFVNEVQKLLKNHGFSLTNSDRINFLEDYIEIFISNSLCRFKLISNSFLDDLKEFISGKFTEDIELIMLNCLMTREEKSCEKLDNKLENKRKEIKQENKIKAEKVKVNKESTEENSLFRLGKKISDKDLILKISDLDQNSGFCKIQGRVYDLEIRELKSGKKLALFDIEDETSAMNCKWFLDEKKLSIFNNNINKDSIKKGIYVTAIGRVEYDQYAKGISMMIDGMEKSSSFVYIDNAPEKRVELHLNSQMSGLDGCVNLEVLKSRLEEMGHTGVGVTDIGVVQAYPKMMDLFGKSDIKALYGLELNLLEDNPRILYNYKDGVNFDTFVVFDIETTGLSHLKNNITEIGAVRVESGKIVDVFNGLVNPEQEISQEITEITGITNEMVADKPLISEIMPKFLEFSKNAVFVAHNAEFDISFIKTNCKRLNLEFNPTFIDTMGFARAILPHLKNHKLNTLCKELGVNLLNHHRASFDAEACAGILLELIKIVEKEGKVFDENINNIETKWPVAKNISYNSIIYVKKMEALSGFYKMVSEGLMKYFRRVAGFPKSRLKEYREGLLIGSGNWDGELFRAFIEEKSEEEILEIAKFYDFFEIQPISNLKHLFFRGKVLSIDDLKEINKKIYELGKKLDKLVVATGNVKYLDKNDYIFRNVILYGQGRKNLEKEGSFYFRTTDEMFDEFSYLGKDEAYEVVVKNTNIFKDMLEDILPIPNGTYPPFIEGSDEELRKICYDKAKSIYGENLPKIVEDRLERELSSIIKNGYAVLYIIAQKLVWRSNDDGYLVGSRGSVGSSFAATMAGITEVNPLIPHYICPKCKYSEFHEEYSGQSGVDMPDKECPHCKINMSKEGHDIPFEVFLGFDGDKEPDIDLNFAGEYQSTCHKYTEELFGSDKVYRAGTIGTISDKTAFGYVKKFVEEKEISLTAGNIRRYVRKIVGVKRTSGQHPGGVMIVPHNKEIYDFTPIQYPADDPTSETKTTHFSYKSISGRILKLDLLGHDVPTIIKHLGDLTGVDPLNIPMDDKETLNIFYSTDSLKLMDNKYKDSVGTLGIPEYGTNFVRQMLLDTRPKTLTELIRISGLSHGTDVWLGNAQELIKKGIPLNETICTRDDIMTFLIFKGLENKRSFKIMETVRKGKSLDEETESYMRENGIPEWYIESCKKIKYLFPKAHAVAYVMMSYRIAYFKVHYPEAFYATYFTTKIDNYPGNLIFKGLTAIQTKMKEIEELGKLASQKEQDVYDILEVAEEMYLRGIVASKVDLERSDSSRFLIDGNGKILPPFRALDFVSDVNSVSIYEEVRKLPFISIEDFQERTKINKNALESLREHGVLNKLQETNQVSLFDLF; this is translated from the coding sequence ATGTATAGGAGTTTAAAAAGTTTTTATTTTTCACAGCGAAAAAATTACAGCTTATCAGATGATTTTATCATTGATGAGTTTATTTTTGGTGATGAAAAGATAAGTTTTAGATTGCTTACAAACTCCGATGATATTGGAATAGAAGAACTTATTGTTTTGGATAAAGAACTTCATGAGATATTTAATGGAAGAGAAGTAGATTTTTCGGTTCAAAACTTTTCAAAATCTGAATATCCTTATAAATATTTTTATTATATAAATTATGATGAATTTGTGAATGAAGTTCAAAAATTATTGAAGAATCATGGATTTTCACTTACTAATAGTGATAGAATAAATTTTTTGGAAGATTATATAGAAATTTTTATTTCAAATTCTCTTTGTAGGTTTAAACTTATTTCAAATTCTTTTTTGGATGATTTAAAAGAATTTATATCCGGTAAATTTACTGAAGACATTGAGCTTATTATGCTAAATTGTTTAATGACAAGAGAAGAAAAAAGTTGTGAAAAACTTGATAACAAATTAGAAAATAAAAGAAAAGAAATAAAGCAAGAAAATAAAATTAAAGCTGAAAAAGTTAAAGTAAATAAAGAAAGTACAGAAGAAAATAGTTTATTTAGACTAGGTAAAAAGATCTCGGATAAAGATCTAATTTTAAAAATTTCAGATTTAGATCAAAATAGTGGTTTTTGTAAAATTCAGGGAAGAGTTTATGATTTAGAAATTAGAGAGCTGAAAAGTGGGAAAAAATTAGCATTATTTGATATTGAAGATGAAACTTCTGCTATGAATTGTAAATGGTTTTTAGATGAAAAGAAATTATCTATTTTCAATAATAATATAAATAAAGACTCCATTAAAAAAGGAATTTATGTAACGGCTATCGGTAGAGTTGAATATGATCAATATGCAAAAGGAATTTCTATGATGATTGATGGCATGGAAAAGTCTTCAAGTTTTGTTTATATTGATAATGCACCTGAAAAGAGAGTTGAACTGCATTTGAATTCACAAATGAGTGGGCTTGATGGTTGTGTAAATTTAGAAGTCTTAAAATCAAGATTGGAAGAAATGGGTCATACTGGCGTAGGTGTCACAGATATTGGAGTTGTTCAAGCATATCCGAAAATGATGGATTTGTTTGGGAAGAGCGATATAAAGGCATTATATGGACTTGAATTAAATTTGTTAGAGGATAACCCGAGAATTTTATATAATTATAAAGATGGTGTAAATTTTGATACTTTTGTAGTTTTTGATATTGAGACAACCGGTCTTTCACATTTAAAAAATAATATTACAGAAATAGGAGCTGTTCGAGTTGAAAGTGGAAAAATAGTTGATGTTTTTAATGGGCTGGTAAATCCTGAACAAGAAATATCTCAAGAAATTACTGAAATAACCGGTATTACTAATGAAATGGTAGCAGATAAACCATTAATAAGTGAAATTATGCCAAAGTTTTTAGAATTTTCTAAAAATGCAGTTTTTGTTGCACATAATGCAGAATTTGATATTTCATTTATAAAAACTAACTGTAAGAGATTAAATCTTGAATTTAATCCAACATTTATAGATACAATGGGTTTTGCAAGAGCTATATTACCACATTTAAAAAATCATAAACTTAATACATTATGTAAGGAATTAGGAGTAAATTTATTAAATCATCATAGAGCCAGTTTTGATGCTGAGGCTTGTGCAGGAATACTTTTAGAACTTATAAAAATAGTTGAAAAAGAAGGAAAAGTATTTGATGAAAATATAAATAATATTGAAACAAAATGGCCTGTTGCAAAAAACATTTCATATAATTCAATTATATATGTTAAGAAAATGGAAGCCTTAAGTGGATTTTATAAGATGGTTTCTGAAGGATTAATGAAGTATTTTAGAAGAGTTGCCGGCTTTCCAAAGTCAAGATTGAAGGAATATAGAGAAGGCCTTTTAATCGGTTCGGGAAATTGGGATGGAGAACTTTTTAGAGCTTTTATTGAAGAAAAAAGTGAAGAAGAAATTTTAGAAATTGCAAAATTTTATGATTTTTTTGAGATTCAACCTATATCTAATTTAAAACATTTGTTTTTTAGAGGTAAAGTTTTAAGCATAGATGATTTGAAAGAAATAAATAAAAAGATTTATGAACTCGGAAAGAAATTAGATAAGTTAGTGGTAGCAACTGGAAATGTAAAATACTTGGATAAAAATGATTATATTTTTAGAAATGTAATTTTATATGGTCAAGGAAGAAAAAATCTTGAAAAAGAAGGTTCATTTTATTTTAGAACTACTGATGAAATGTTTGATGAGTTTTCATATCTTGGGAAAGATGAAGCATATGAAGTTGTAGTAAAAAATACAAATATATTTAAAGATATGCTGGAAGATATTTTACCTATTCCTAATGGAACATATCCACCTTTTATTGAAGGTTCTGATGAAGAATTAAGAAAAATATGTTATGATAAGGCTAAATCTATTTATGGAGAAAATTTACCAAAAATAGTTGAAGATAGGCTTGAGAGAGAATTAAGTTCAATTATAAAAAATGGATACGCTGTATTATATATAATTGCTCAAAAATTGGTTTGGAGATCAAATGATGATGGATATTTGGTAGGTTCAAGAGGATCTGTCGGCTCATCTTTTGCAGCTACTATGGCTGGCATAACGGAAGTAAATCCATTAATCCCACATTATATTTGTCCAAAATGCAAATATTCAGAATTTCATGAAGAATATAGTGGGCAATCCGGAGTCGATATGCCTGATAAAGAATGTCCACATTGTAAAATAAATATGAGTAAGGAAGGGCATGACATTCCTTTTGAAGTATTTTTAGGATTTGATGGTGATAAAGAACCGGATATTGATTTAAATTTTGCCGGAGAATATCAATCAACTTGTCATAAATATACTGAAGAACTATTTGGGTCGGATAAAGTTTATAGAGCCGGAACAATTGGTACAATTTCTGATAAAACGGCATTTGGTTATGTTAAAAAATTTGTAGAAGAAAAAGAAATTTCTTTAACTGCCGGTAATATTAGAAGGTATGTAAGAAAGATAGTTGGCGTAAAAAGAACAAGCGGTCAACATCCCGGTGGTGTAATGATTGTTCCTCATAATAAAGAAATCTATGATTTTACTCCGATACAATATCCGGCAGATGATCCAACGTCTGAAACTAAAACAACACATTTTAGTTATAAGTCTATAAGTGGAAGAATTTTAAAACTTGATTTACTTGGACACGATGTTCCAACTATAATAAAACATTTAGGAGATTTAACAGGAGTTGATCCTCTAAATATTCCTATGGATGACAAGGAAACTTTAAATATATTTTATTCAACAGATAGCTTAAAACTAATGGATAATAAATACAAAGATTCAGTAGGTACTTTAGGAATACCTGAATATGGAACGAATTTTGTAAGACAGATGCTACTTGATACAAGACCAAAAACTTTAACTGAACTTATAAGAATTTCAGGTCTATCTCATGGAACTGATGTATGGCTTGGAAATGCACAAGAACTTATAAAAAAGGGAATTCCTTTAAATGAGACGATTTGTACCAGAGATGATATAATGACATTTTTGATTTTTAAAGGTCTTGAAAATAAACGTTCATTTAAAATAATGGAAACAGTCAGAAAAGGAAAAAGTCTTGATGAAGAAACAGAATCATATATGAGAGAAAACGGAATACCTGAATGGTATATTGAATCATGTAAAAAGATAAAATACCTTTTTCCAAAAGCTCATGCTGTTGCTTATGTAATGATGAGTTATAGAATTGCATATTTTAAAGTTCATTATCCGGAAGCTTTTTATGCAACATATTTTACAACAAAAATAGATAATTATCCAGGTAATTTAATTTTTAAAGGACTTACTGCAATCCAAACTAAAATGAAGGAAATAGAAGAATTAGGAAAATTAGCATCACAAAAAGAACAGGATGTATATGATATTCTTGAAGTTGCGGAAGAAATGTATCTTAGAGGAATTGTTGCAAGCAAAGTTGATTTAGAAAGGTCAGATTCTTCAAGATTTTTAATTGATGGAAATGGAAAAATCCTACCTCCATTTAGAGCGTTAGATTTTGTAAGCGATGTAAATTCAGTTTCAATTTATGAAGAAGTTAGAAAATTACCATTTATCTCTATTGAAGATTTTCAAGAGAGAACAAAAATAAATAAAAATGCTTTAGAATCCTTAAGAGAACATGGGGTGTTAAATAAGTTGCAAGAAACGAATCAAGTTAGTTTGTTTGATTTATTTTAA
- a CDS encoding glycosyltransferase family 4 protein, which produces MKILHLISQYPSKTGSGIYLTEVYKNFKSMNFTQKVLCAMNEDDIIKVNFDDYEIIKFKSKDLSFPVVGMSDVMPYESFLFSNLVNEKLEEYIKVFTNKITKIVNEFNPDIIFTNHLYIMSSIVANLNLSCKVFAFCHGTDLRQLYKNNIHKKLICKNIPKVDGIFCLSEKQKEEIIEVFEYNKDKVYVIGGGYDLEFYYKGEDKIYNKNSKLKLIYAGKFSRAKGVIYLLKAFEKVKDKYNIELILAGSGTGEEYDEIISYSQKMSDKVKLYGYMDMQEIADLFRSCDIFVMPSFYEGLSLVTIEAMACDLKVVMNELENFMDFVGDDIINSKNIEFVKMPKLFDADKVVKEEVNDYIQRLSLALEDQINNLYNNNFEKDFSYKITQFSWENICNNIKNIVI; this is translated from the coding sequence TTGAAAATTTTACATTTAATTAGTCAGTACCCTTCAAAAACAGGTAGTGGAATATATTTAACAGAAGTATATAAAAATTTTAAGTCTATGAACTTTACTCAAAAAGTTTTATGTGCAATGAATGAAGATGATATCATAAAAGTCAATTTTGATGATTATGAAATTATCAAATTCAAGAGTAAAGATTTATCTTTTCCAGTTGTTGGAATGAGTGATGTAATGCCTTATGAGTCATTTTTATTTTCTAATTTAGTAAACGAAAAATTAGAGGAGTATATTAAAGTTTTTACAAACAAAATAACAAAAATTGTTAACGAATTTAATCCCGATATTATTTTTACAAACCACTTATATATTATGTCATCCATTGTTGCAAATCTTAATTTAAGTTGTAAAGTTTTTGCATTTTGTCATGGAACTGATTTAAGACAATTATATAAAAATAATATCCATAAAAAGTTAATTTGTAAAAATATCCCAAAAGTTGATGGGATTTTTTGCTTGTCCGAAAAACAAAAAGAGGAAATTATTGAAGTATTTGAATATAATAAAGATAAAGTTTATGTTATCGGAGGTGGATATGATTTAGAATTTTATTATAAAGGCGAAGATAAAATATATAATAAAAATTCTAAATTAAAACTTATATATGCCGGAAAATTTAGCAGAGCTAAGGGAGTTATATATTTACTTAAGGCCTTTGAAAAAGTAAAAGACAAATATAATATAGAATTAATTTTGGCAGGAAGTGGAACGGGAGAAGAATATGATGAAATTATTTCATATTCTCAGAAAATGTCAGATAAAGTTAAATTGTATGGATATATGGATATGCAAGAAATAGCTGATTTATTTAGATCTTGTGATATCTTTGTTATGCCTTCATTTTATGAAGGACTTTCACTTGTAACAATAGAAGCAATGGCTTGTGATTTAAAAGTTGTTATGAATGAACTCGAAAATTTTATGGATTTTGTTGGAGATGATATAATAAATTCTAAAAATATAGAATTTGTAAAAATGCCAAAATTGTTTGACGCTGATAAAGTTGTGAAAGAAGAAGTAAATGATTATATTCAAAGATTAAGTTTGGCTTTAGAAGATCAAATTAATAATTTATATAATAATAATTTTGAAAAAGATTTTTCATATAAAATAACCCAATTTAGTTGGGAAAATATATGTAATAACATAAAAAATATAGTGATATAG